One part of the Quercus lobata isolate SW786 chromosome 7, ValleyOak3.0 Primary Assembly, whole genome shotgun sequence genome encodes these proteins:
- the LOC115952723 gene encoding probable arabinosyltransferase ARAD1, producing the protein MAERSVSSLGIVSRNFLFCLFVTTSVLFILSWFFVLRSTSRPSFVDHSLLPNSKVLATGGDNGDSATRSENEVEPSIGNRSILVDNDEEEESPRENAKSDVKCNTKDSLALDQQKENKLVLKVFMYDLSPEFHFGLLDWKARGNSVWPDIRTKIPDYPGGLNLQHSIEYWLTLDLLASELPNPPNARSAIRVRNISEADIIFVPFFSSLCYNRYSRTDPHQKKTKNKLLQEKLVKFLTAQKEWKRSGGRDHLIVAHHPNSLLDARTKLWPATFILSDFGRYPPNIANVEKDVIAPYKHVIGSYVDDSSDFDSRPTLLYFQGAIYRKDGGFVRQELYYLLKDEKDVHFAFGSVQKDGIKKATQGMHSSKFCLNIAGDTPSSNRLFDAIASHCVPVIISDEIELPYEDVLDYSQFCIFVRAGDALKEKFLMNLIQSIKKDEWTRMWQKLKEVENFYEFQYPSKEGDAVQMIWQAVARKVPAIRLKLHKSSRFSRSLVHSERGLNSIPSPNNFW; encoded by the exons ATGGCTGAGAGAAGTGTCTCATCCCTTGGGATTGTTTCTAGGAACTTTCTGTTTTGTTTGTTCGTTACGACATCAGTCTTGTTCATATTATCTTGGTTCTTTGTGTTGCGTTCAACCAGTCGTCCTAGCTTCGTCGATCATAGTTTGTTACCCAATTCTAAGGTTTTAGCTACGGGTGGTGACAATGGGGATTCTGCAACCCGTAGTGAAAACGAGGTGGAACCCTCGATTGGAAATAGATCAATCCTTGTGGacaatgatgaagaagaagagtcaCCCCGAGAGAATGCAAAATCTGATGTGAAATGCAATACCAAAGATAGTTTAGCTCTAGATCAgcagaaagaaaataaactagTTCTTAAGGTTTTTATGTATGATCTATCCCCTGAATTTCATTTTGGACTCTTAGATTGGAAGGCACGAGGTAATAGTGTTTGGCCTGATATTCGAACTAAGATACCTGATTATCCTGGTGGGTTGAACTTGCAACACAGTATAGAGTACTGGCTTACATTGGATCTCCTTGCTTCTGAACTTCCGAACCCTCCAAATGCCCGTAGTGCAATAAGAGTCCGCAACATTAGTGAAGCTGACATTATATTTGTACcattcttttcttccttatgCTATAACCGGTATTCCAGAACCGACCCACACCAAAAGAAGACCAAAAATAAGTTGCTTCAAGAGAAGTTGGTGAAGTTTTTAACAGCACAGAAGGAATGGAAGAGGTCAGGAGGACGTGACCACTTAATTGTGGCCCATCATCCGAATAGCCTTTTAGACGCAAGGACAAAGCTTTGGCCTGCAACATTTATACTTTCAGACTTTGGAAGGTATCCTCCAAACATAGCAAATGTTGAGAAAGACGTGATTGCTCCTTACAAACATGTAATCGGATCATATGTTGATGACTCGTCTGATTTTGATAGCCGTCCAACTTTGCTGTACTTCCAAggagcaatatatagaaaagat GGAGGCTTTGTTCGGCAAGAGTTATATTATCTTTTGAAAGATGAGAAAGATGTGCATTTTGCATTTGGAAGTGTTCAAAAAGATGGAATTAAGAAAGCTACCCAGGGAATGCACTCTTCAAAATTCTGTCTCAATATAGCAGGTGATACCCCCTCATCAAACCGCCTCTTCGATGCCATTGCTAGCCATTGTGTACCTGTCATCATCAGTGATGAGATAGAGCTCCCATATGAGGATGTCCTTGACTATTCTCAGTTCTGCATATTTGTTCGGGCAGGGGATGCTCTCAAAGAAAAATTCCTCATGAATCTCATCCAGAGTATTAAGAAGGATGAGTGGACCAGAATGTGGCAGAAGTTGAAAGAGGTTGAAAATTTCTATGAGTTTCAGTACCCATCGAAGGAGGGTGATGCAGTGCAAATGATATGGCAGGCCGTTGCCCGTAAGGTTCCTGCTATTAGATTGAAGCTACACAAGTCTAGTCGATTCTCTCGTTCTCTTGTCCACTCTGAGAGGGGGTTAAACTCGATACCATCACCAAATAATTTTTGGTGA
- the LOC115951676 gene encoding uncharacterized protein LOC115951676 has translation MAFHSRDEALMCKVFPSNLGPMVMRWFDGLKPNSINSFKQLTQAFGSRFITSSRVPRPLNSLISLSMREGETLKAYSDRYCEMYNEIEGNYDDVTISTFKRGLPTEHGLRKSLTGKPVTSVLQLMDKIDKYKRVEEDQQTGKGKAKIVPQERRDFRSDRFNNLNRPRRDYSEQSRSTGAQAVHAVFREPLHKILEKVKNEPFFQWPSRMASNPVKRNQDLYCAYHQEPGHATDDCRNLKNHLNRLVREGKLRHLLHHPVGWQEQSNIETRQSTLRPPIGTINVILAALGRTDSHPFRVMSIGRLPTKADDRESKKARGMGTPLIRFSDEDKLGTLKPHDDALVVTLRIGGYDVKRVLVDQGNVMEVMYLDLYKGLKLKPEDLTAYDSPLLSFERKTVTPKGMIRLPMQTDSDVVEVDFIVVDAYSPYTAIVARPWLHALRAVSSTLHQKVKYPSEGRVKEVIGNQAIARQCMVSAISR, from the coding sequence ATGGCCTTCCATTCCAGGGACGAGGCgttgatgtgcaaagtgtttCCGTCTAACTTGGGACCCAtggtgatgagatggtttgatggcctCAAGCCAAACTCCATAAACTCTTTTAAGCAGCTGACACAGGCTTTCGGTTCTCGCTTCATAACTAGCAGCAGAGTCCCTCGGCCCCTAAATTCCCTCAtatccttgtccatgcgagaaggagAAACCCTGAAGGCCTACTCAGACAGATATTGTgaaatgtataatgagatagagggaAATTACGATGACGTCACCATTAGCACATTCAAGAGGGGTCTGCCGACAGAGCATGGTTTAAGAAAGTCCCTGACTGGAAAACCGGTCACTAGCGTGCTCCAACTCATGGACAAAATCGACAAGTACAAGAGAGTCGAAGAAGACCAACAGACAGGAAAGGGCAAAGCGAAGATTGtccctcaagagaggagggatttcaggtcggaccgctTTAACAACCTTAATCGACCGAGAAGGGATTACTCGGAGCAGTCTAGATCCACAGGGGCACaggcagtccatgctgtgttccgagaaccattACATAAGATCCTAGAGAAAGTGAAGAACGAACCGTTCTTTCAATGGCCAAGCAGGATGGCAAGCAACCCCGTGAAACGTAACCAGGATCTGTATTGCGCGTATCACCAAGAGCCGGGCCACGCCACCGATGATTGCAGGAATCTGAAAAACCACTTGAACCGGTTGGTCCGAGAGGGGAAGTTACGACATTTACTGCATCACCCTGTCGGATGGCAAGAGCAGTCGAACATCGAAACAAGGCAAAGCACATTAAGACCACCCATTggcacgataaatgtcattctAGCCGCACTAGGAAGGACCGACTCCCATCCTTTCAGAGTAATGTCGATAGGCCGGCTCCCCACTAAAGCTGATGACCGGGAGTCCAAGAAGGCCAGAGGGATGGGCACGCCCCTAATCAgattctcggatgaggacaAACTGGGAACCCTcaaaccccacgacgatgccctAGTCGTCACGCTCAGGATTGGGGGGTATGACGTGAAGAGGGTGTTAGTCGATCAGGGCAACGTCATGGAAGTAATGTATCTCGACTTATACAAGGGGTTGAAACTGAAACCAGAGGACCTGACAGCATACGACTCCCCTTTATTGAGTTTCGAGAGAAAAACCGTCACTCCGAAAGGCATGATTAGGTTGCCTATGCAAACAGACTCAGACGTGGTGGAAGTGGACTTCATAGTGGTAGACGCATATTCCCCCTACACCGCCATTGTAGCCAGACCGTGGCTTCACGCCCTAAGGGCTGTGTCATCAACCTtacaccaaaaggtgaaatacccatcAGAAGGTCGAGTGAAAGAAGTAATAGGGAACCAAGCAATAGCccggcaatgcatggtgtcagCCATCTCGCGATGA